The window CGAAAGCAGGCACGGGCAGGTCGGTGGGCACCTGCAGGTAGTCGCTGTAGGCGGCCACGATCAGGTGCTTCAGCTTGCCTTCGCTCCCAGCAGCATCCACCAGCGGCTGCGCCTGCGCGTGCAGGTCCTGCGGCACAAAGGCCACGGTGGCGCCGCTGTCGTGCACGTAGTGGCGAAGCTCGTCGGTGCGGTTCATGGGGTTCACCGGCACCACCACCGCATTGGCGCGCAGGATGCCGTAGAACGCCAGAATCCACTGCGGGCTGTTCTGCATGTACAGCAGCACCCGGTCGCCCGCCTTCACGCCACACACCTGCTGCAAGAAGCCTGCGATGTGCTCGGCCTGCTGCTGGAACTGGCGGAAGGTCACCAGCGTGTCGTAGAACACCAGAAAAGGCTTGTCCGGGTAGCGCGCGGCCGACACCTCGGCGTTGTGGAACAGGTGCGTCTGCGGCAGCGTGAGGTGGCGCGACAGGCCGGGCGGCCAGTGGGCGAGGTGGCGGTCGGACATGGGATACGGAACTCTGGGTTGATTCGTGCGGGGTACAGGCCGGGCAAAACAGGGCACAACTCAGGCGAGGGACGGCCAGCAAGGGCCGCCCCGCAGCCAAGGCCGTCGTCCCCCTGAGGGGGAAGGCGCGCAGCGCCTCAGGGGGCTCAAATCAAGCTAGCGCCACCATCCACCACGATGCTTTCACCCGTGATGTGCCGAGAGGCGTTGGACGCCAGAAACACCACCGCGCCCTTGAGGTCCTCTTCGCCGCCAATGCGGCGCAGCGGCGTGCGCTCGATCATTGCCGGGCCCAGCTTTTCGATGAGGCCGCTGGCCATTTTGCTGGGGAAGAAGCCGGGGCAGATCGCATTGACGCGAACGCCGTAGTGCCCCCATTCGGACGCCAGCGTGCGCGCAAAGTGCAGCGCGGCGGCCTTGGAGGTGTTGTAGGCAATGGTGTTCATGCCCGGGGGCGTGCCCTTGAGCGCGGCCACCGAGGCCGTGACGATGATCGAGCCCTTGCCGCGCGGGATCATGCAGCGCTTGCCCACTTCGCGCGACAGGAAGAACGGCGCGCTCA of the Acidovorax sp. 107 genome contains:
- a CDS encoding SDR family oxidoreductase, whose protein sequence is MSVKQLFDLTGQVALVTGGSRGLGLQMAEALGEMGAKLAITARKADELAEAKKHLEGMGYEVLTVVNDLQKTEDIPGLVDQVVERFGTIDILVNNAGATWGAKAEDYPDAAWHKVMDLNVSAPFFLSREVGKRCMIPRGKGSIIVTASVAALKGTPPGMNTIAYNTSKAAALHFARTLASEWGHYGVRVNAICPGFFPSKMASGLIEKLGPAMIERTPLRRIGGEEDLKGAVVFLASNASRHITGESIVVDGGASLI